The following coding sequences are from one Pigmentibacter ruber window:
- a CDS encoding RsmE family RNA methyltransferase produces MSIQKQLWTFISHELNLNSKTISLKENEHHYAFHVLRIAEADAVEVTNCKGIKAKGVVEKSSKKEVVIKIVEIIVEEISKPKVALILAYPKPATLEEVVSSASELGVNEIHIFKADKSATKAPIKLEKLKIVSDEAVRISKSSYSAELFAYENLTSVVEKLELKKNKENLILFCDESHVYEGKITNSILSKLNENFQNNMHNIYIIIGPEASFSDSERSILTNKVQAIPVSLGNNILRVPNAVLSALGVVLNYKNDLKTI; encoded by the coding sequence ATGAGCATTCAAAAACAGTTATGGACATTTATTAGTCATGAATTAAATTTGAATTCAAAAACTATATCATTAAAGGAAAATGAACATCATTATGCTTTTCATGTGTTGCGAATAGCTGAAGCAGATGCAGTAGAAGTTACAAATTGTAAAGGCATTAAAGCAAAAGGAGTTGTTGAAAAATCCTCTAAAAAAGAAGTTGTTATTAAAATAGTTGAGATAATAGTAGAAGAAATTTCAAAACCAAAAGTTGCATTAATATTAGCATATCCCAAACCTGCAACTTTAGAAGAAGTTGTTTCAAGTGCTTCTGAATTGGGTGTAAATGAAATTCATATTTTCAAAGCAGACAAATCTGCCACTAAAGCACCAATTAAATTAGAAAAACTTAAAATTGTAAGTGATGAGGCAGTAAGAATTAGTAAAAGTAGTTATTCAGCAGAACTATTTGCATATGAAAATTTAACCTCTGTTGTAGAAAAATTAGAACTTAAAAAGAACAAAGAAAACTTAATTTTATTCTGCGATGAATCCCATGTGTATGAAGGTAAAATAACAAATTCAATATTATCTAAATTAAATGAAAATTTTCAGAATAATATGCACAATATTTATATAATAATTGGTCCAGAAGCTAGTTTTTCAGATAGTGAAAGAAGTATATTAACAAACAAAGTGCAAGCCATTCCTGTTTCTCTTGGTAATAATATTTTAAGAGTACCTAATGCAGTACTTAGTGCGTTAGGGGTAGTTTTAAATTATAAAAACGATTTAAAAACCATCTAA
- the aguB gene encoding N-carbamoylputrescine amidase encodes MSSKAVKLAIVQMKMSNNLEENLNKVTKFIKEAVKNNAKIILLPELFENLYFCQEQYDHLFSLASPVEKHPFLSHFQSIAKEYNVVLPISFFEKAGQAYFNSLAMIDADGEILGIYRKTHIPDGPCYQEKYYFNPGDTGFKVWDTQYGKIGVGICWDQWFPESARIMTLMGADLLLYPTAIGSEPPEAHAIDTKDMWQRAMIGHAVCNSVYLAAPNRVGTEKNMTFYGSSFICDYMGNKLTEADRNSETILYAELNFGEASTFRAGMGFFRDRRPDKYNAILSLDGF; translated from the coding sequence ATGTCTAGTAAAGCTGTTAAATTAGCTATTGTACAAATGAAAATGTCAAATAATTTAGAAGAAAATCTTAATAAAGTAACAAAGTTTATAAAGGAAGCAGTAAAAAATAATGCAAAAATAATTTTGTTACCTGAGTTATTTGAAAACCTTTATTTTTGTCAAGAACAATATGATCATTTATTTTCTTTAGCTTCTCCTGTTGAAAAACATCCTTTTCTCAGTCATTTTCAGTCTATTGCAAAAGAATACAATGTTGTTTTACCAATCAGTTTTTTTGAAAAAGCAGGTCAGGCTTACTTTAATAGCCTTGCAATGATCGATGCCGACGGAGAAATATTAGGAATATATCGCAAGACTCATATTCCTGACGGACCTTGCTATCAAGAAAAATATTATTTTAATCCAGGCGATACTGGCTTTAAAGTTTGGGATACGCAGTATGGAAAAATAGGTGTAGGAATTTGTTGGGATCAGTGGTTTCCTGAATCAGCTCGAATTATGACTCTGATGGGAGCGGATCTTCTTCTTTATCCTACTGCAATTGGCAGTGAACCACCTGAAGCGCATGCCATAGATACGAAAGATATGTGGCAGAGAGCAATGATAGGGCATGCTGTTTGTAATTCAGTTTACTTAGCAGCACCAAATAGAGTTGGGACAGAAAAAAATATGACTTTTTATGGTAGCTCGTTTATCTGCGATTACATGGGAAATAAATTAACTGAAGCTGATAGAAATTCTGAAACTATTCTTTATGCAGAGTTAAACTTTGGGGAAGCATCTACTTTTAGAGCAGGAATGGGGTTTTTTAGAGATAGAAGACCAGATAAATACAATGCTATTTTAAGCTTAGATGGTTTTTAA
- a CDS encoding agmatine deiminase family protein, producing the protein MSNSVKGVPIEHEFVMPAEWSLHAATWTCWPFDDEMWFGFLNNVRDEFAELIKTISKFEPVHLIVRDKEAKESAIRKINNLSNITMHEIPLDDVWFRDNGPIFIKNSNFVSFVNWEFNSWGQKFNWQLDNLVPLQLANFLNLNFFQTEIVMEGGSLDVNGKGTALTTRQCLLSKMRNPNLTEKDIETYLKNYLGIDKLIWLENGLEGDHTDGHIDTIVRFVDENTIVYSITDDKSDPNYDTMMHNFEILQKSTDKNGNHFNLIPLVLPKNRMEIDGKRLPCTYANFYIGNEFVVVPTYQDPNDSIALKTLEKLFPNRKVIGLSSKNIIKGGGSFHCVTQQQPSGKLWR; encoded by the coding sequence ATGTCAAATTCTGTCAAAGGTGTGCCTATAGAACATGAGTTTGTAATGCCTGCTGAGTGGAGTTTACATGCTGCTACTTGGACTTGTTGGCCTTTCGATGATGAAATGTGGTTTGGATTTTTAAATAATGTTCGAGATGAATTTGCTGAACTTATTAAAACAATTTCAAAATTTGAACCTGTGCATTTAATAGTCAGGGATAAAGAAGCAAAAGAAAGCGCAATACGCAAAATTAATAATTTAAGTAACATAACAATGCATGAAATTCCTCTAGATGACGTTTGGTTTAGAGATAATGGCCCAATTTTTATTAAAAATTCTAATTTTGTTTCTTTTGTAAATTGGGAATTTAATTCTTGGGGACAAAAATTCAATTGGCAATTAGATAATTTAGTACCTTTGCAGTTAGCTAATTTTCTAAATTTAAACTTCTTTCAAACAGAAATTGTAATGGAAGGAGGTTCTTTGGATGTTAATGGTAAGGGAACTGCATTAACAACTAGGCAGTGTTTATTAAGTAAAATGCGGAATCCAAATCTAACAGAAAAAGATATCGAAACTTATTTAAAGAATTATTTAGGTATTGATAAATTAATTTGGCTAGAAAATGGTTTAGAGGGTGATCATACAGATGGACACATTGATACCATAGTGCGTTTTGTAGATGAAAATACCATAGTATATTCTATTACAGATGATAAATCTGATCCAAATTATGATACAATGATGCATAATTTTGAAATTTTGCAGAAATCAACAGATAAAAATGGGAATCATTTTAATTTAATTCCTTTAGTTTTGCCAAAAAACAGAATGGAAATAGATGGAAAACGGTTACCTTGTACCTATGCTAATTTTTATATTGGAAATGAATTTGTTGTAGTGCCAACATACCAGGATCCAAATGATTCAATTGCATTAAAAACATTAGAAAAATTATTTCCAAATAGAAAAGTAATTGGCCTAAGTTCAAAAAATATTATTAAAGGTGGCGGTTCATTTCATTGTGTAACACAACAACAGCCTTCAGGAAAACTTTGGAGATAA
- a CDS encoding type 1 periplasmic-binding domain-containing protein: MRLNFLKNIIFLFLCLVLGLSSQVEAQIPENKSTKNVLFIGYDFKNGGISKVFRSFEEAVDLLKWNVKKKDADGDVKQFLNLFREGILEKPNAIVIAGHQIDSEEKLLIEAKKNNIKLIGWHANEVIGFDKNKLIYNITTDPKDVINLAIEQVYKTKLKNVGIVVFTDNQFKIARYKTELIQHEIKKCKFCHILKIVDLPIASVENLMRTEINKLNDEFKNKWTHSIAINDIYFDIENPRNDIISIAAGDGSLKAIRRIKKGSTQQYATIAEPIYAQGWQIANELYLQFKLQKDVKVILEPILLDRFFLKNIQETQIEPAASIREKYKQVWGITQSQK, from the coding sequence ATGCGATTAAATTTTCTAAAAAATATAATATTTTTATTTCTTTGCCTTGTGCTTGGATTATCTTCACAAGTAGAAGCTCAAATTCCAGAAAATAAAAGTACAAAAAATGTTTTATTTATTGGATATGATTTTAAAAATGGAGGAATATCAAAAGTTTTTCGCTCTTTTGAAGAAGCTGTTGATTTATTAAAATGGAATGTAAAAAAGAAAGATGCTGATGGTGATGTAAAACAATTTTTGAACTTATTTCGAGAAGGTATTTTAGAAAAGCCCAATGCTATAGTAATAGCGGGACATCAAATTGATAGTGAAGAGAAATTACTTATTGAAGCAAAAAAAAACAATATTAAATTAATTGGATGGCATGCGAATGAAGTAATTGGGTTTGATAAAAATAAACTGATTTATAATATAACAACTGATCCAAAAGATGTTATTAATTTAGCTATTGAGCAAGTTTATAAAACAAAATTAAAAAATGTAGGAATTGTAGTTTTTACTGATAATCAATTTAAAATAGCACGATATAAAACAGAACTTATCCAGCATGAAATAAAAAAATGTAAATTCTGTCATATTTTAAAAATTGTGGATTTACCAATAGCAAGTGTAGAGAATTTAATGCGTACAGAAATTAATAAATTAAACGATGAATTTAAGAACAAATGGACGCATTCGATTGCAATAAATGATATTTATTTTGATATAGAGAATCCTAGAAACGATATTATTTCTATAGCTGCTGGAGATGGTTCTTTAAAAGCAATCAGAAGAATAAAGAAAGGTTCTACTCAACAATATGCCACTATTGCAGAGCCTATTTATGCGCAAGGTTGGCAAATCGCGAATGAGTTATATCTTCAATTTAAATTACAAAAAGATGTAAAAGTTATTTTAGAACCTATTCTTTTGGATCGTTTCTTTTTGAAAAACATTCAAGAGACCCAGATAGAACCGGCTGCATCTATCCGAGAAAAGTACAAACAAGTATGGGGTATAACCCAGAGTCAAAAGTAA
- a CDS encoding HU family DNA-binding protein: MSKRKVATVSTSALTVEVSSRFDQLPKKLTKEVIAAFLDAIEDHVAAGKKVRIDKLGILQVKDRAARKGRNPQTGEEIKIPASKKVSFRVASSLKEKVGVKRKSAKKKR; this comes from the coding sequence ATGTCAAAAAGAAAAGTTGCAACAGTTTCTACATCTGCTTTAACTGTTGAGGTTTCTTCAAGATTCGATCAGTTACCAAAAAAATTAACTAAAGAAGTTATAGCAGCTTTTCTTGATGCCATAGAAGATCATGTTGCTGCAGGCAAAAAAGTACGTATAGATAAATTAGGAATTCTTCAAGTTAAGGATAGAGCTGCTAGGAAAGGTCGGAATCCTCAAACTGGTGAAGAAATTAAAATTCCAGCATCAAAGAAAGTAAGCTTCAGAGTTGCATCTTCTCTTAAAGAAAAAGTTGGTGTGAAAAGAAAATCAGCTAAGAAAAAAAGATAG
- the pdxY gene encoding pyridoxal kinase PdxY produces the protein MIQSILSIQSCVSYGHVGNSAVTFPLQRLGVDVWPIHTVLFSNHTGYGQWGGRVFDIAAVRDVFLGIKERGILHRCKALLSGYMGSKELGNVMIEAIEELRSLNPDSIYCCDPVMGDIGRGFFVKEGIPEFFKETMIKYATIITPNHFELEFLSGQKITSLEEAVKAAKDIMQKGPEVVLITSLVLEGEENKKINMVAVNKKSVSIVTTPYINISLNGTGDITAALFTYFYINHQKDITKALEDTVSRVYSIIEKTFEEKSKELVLIKAQEYLINPKHKFKAHLFQK, from the coding sequence ATGATACAATCAATTTTATCAATCCAATCCTGTGTAAGCTATGGCCATGTTGGAAACAGCGCTGTTACCTTCCCATTACAACGCTTAGGTGTCGATGTCTGGCCTATACATACTGTGCTTTTTTCCAATCACACTGGATATGGGCAATGGGGAGGTAGAGTTTTTGACATTGCAGCCGTTAGAGATGTGTTTTTAGGGATTAAAGAAAGAGGAATCCTACATAGATGTAAAGCTTTATTAAGTGGTTATATGGGCTCAAAAGAACTTGGTAATGTCATGATTGAAGCTATCGAAGAACTAAGAAGTTTAAATCCTGATTCCATATACTGTTGCGATCCTGTAATGGGCGATATAGGCAGAGGTTTTTTTGTAAAAGAAGGAATACCTGAGTTTTTTAAAGAAACAATGATTAAATATGCTACAATAATTACACCTAATCATTTTGAATTAGAATTTTTGAGCGGTCAAAAAATAACTTCTTTAGAAGAAGCTGTTAAAGCTGCAAAGGATATCATGCAAAAAGGGCCAGAAGTCGTATTAATTACAAGTCTTGTCTTAGAAGGAGAAGAAAATAAAAAGATTAATATGGTTGCTGTAAACAAAAAATCAGTCAGTATAGTTACAACACCATATATTAATATTAGTTTAAATGGAACAGGTGACATTACAGCGGCTTTATTTACATACTTTTATATCAATCATCAGAAAGATATTACAAAGGCATTAGAAGATACAGTTTCAAGAGTTTACAGTATTATTGAAAAGACTTTTGAAGAAAAATCAAAAGAACTAGTTTTAATTAAAGCTCAAGAATATTTAATTAATCCAAAACATAAATTTAAAGCTCATTTATTTCAAAAATAA
- a CDS encoding MgtC/SapB family protein: MNIQFDLPIHYIPEIDILFYLLPKVGVALVIGTLVGAEREYRGKLAGIKTNALICAASAIFTAVSLMMSDYGSPNSIPSADVTRIVAQIVSGIGFIGAGAIFKSSSKVQGLTTAAVIWTVSALGILVGYGIFLSTIVITISLILFLSFIAYVEKKFFRNRGSHHSDHHPGNSTMD, from the coding sequence ATGAATATACAATTTGATTTACCAATCCATTATATTCCCGAAATAGATATTCTTTTTTACTTATTACCAAAAGTTGGTGTTGCACTTGTTATTGGAACTTTAGTTGGCGCTGAAAGAGAATATAGAGGTAAATTAGCCGGTATAAAAACAAATGCATTAATTTGTGCAGCATCAGCAATATTTACTGCTGTTTCTTTAATGATGTCTGATTATGGTTCGCCCAATTCTATTCCTTCAGCAGATGTTACAAGAATAGTTGCTCAAATTGTATCCGGTATTGGATTTATAGGAGCAGGTGCTATATTTAAGTCTTCTAGCAAGGTTCAGGGTTTAACAACTGCAGCGGTTATCTGGACAGTTTCAGCTTTAGGTATATTAGTTGGATATGGCATATTTCTATCAACAATAGTGATAACAATATCATTAATTCTATTTTTGTCTTTTATCGCATATGTAGAAAAAAAATTTTTTAGAAACAGAGGATCGCATCATTCTGATCACCACCCAGGCAATAGTACTATGGATTAA
- a CDS encoding ATP-grasp domain-containing protein has protein sequence MKKKLLIIADKLEKVNLKSDSSIALAEAAITKNWEVFWCEDKNIHFLNEEIYLNQLNEIKEINVNKVNYEQRKQSLVSFSFFDYCFIRKDPPFNEEYKDLCWILATQTKVKIINPAEALLAYHEKALHWKALSSGVINKNNVISTCLSEDIFIIENYIKENENLFIEGIVCKPWLGHGGEDVQLFSNLDHLINFLAKHSTHNILKQKYLVQPYLKEIHSEGDRRVIIADGVIIGDFVRIPEKGKIASNLAQGGTAILRDMSNEQIKICESIALFLKKMNIVFAGLDLIGNKIGEINITSPTGLRTVESLTGKKINNIAFDLMVRN, from the coding sequence ATGAAAAAAAAATTGCTAATTATTGCTGATAAATTGGAAAAAGTAAATTTAAAATCGGATTCTAGTATTGCTTTAGCAGAAGCCGCCATTACTAAAAATTGGGAAGTTTTTTGGTGTGAAGATAAAAATATTCATTTTTTAAATGAAGAAATTTATTTAAATCAATTAAATGAAATTAAGGAAATAAATGTAAATAAAGTAAATTATGAACAAAGGAAACAATCATTAGTTTCTTTTTCATTTTTTGATTATTGTTTTATAAGAAAAGATCCTCCATTTAATGAAGAATACAAAGATCTCTGCTGGATTTTAGCAACTCAAACTAAAGTTAAAATTATTAATCCAGCTGAAGCTCTTCTTGCTTATCATGAAAAAGCTTTGCATTGGAAGGCTTTAAGTAGTGGGGTTATAAATAAAAATAACGTAATTTCAACATGTTTATCAGAAGATATTTTTATTATTGAAAATTATATAAAAGAAAATGAAAATTTATTTATTGAAGGAATAGTTTGTAAACCCTGGCTAGGACATGGGGGAGAAGATGTTCAATTATTTTCTAATTTAGATCATCTCATTAACTTTTTAGCAAAGCATTCAACTCATAATATTTTAAAACAAAAATATCTTGTACAGCCCTATTTAAAAGAAATCCATTCAGAAGGAGACAGGAGAGTAATCATTGCCGATGGAGTTATTATTGGTGATTTTGTTAGAATTCCAGAGAAGGGTAAAATTGCGTCAAACCTTGCACAGGGTGGTACTGCTATTCTTCGAGATATGTCAAATGAACAAATAAAGATATGTGAATCAATTGCTTTATTTTTAAAAAAGATGAATATAGTTTTTGCTGGATTAGATTTAATAGGCAATAAAATTGGGGAAATTAATATAACTTCTCCAACAGGTTTAAGAACAGTTGAAAGTTTAACAGGAAAAAAAATAAATAATATTGCATTTGATTTAATGGTGAGAAATTAA
- a CDS encoding homogentisate 1,2-dioxygenase, with translation MIDYRKLGFVSAKQHTICELDGNMLIEHVITREGFSDHYSILYQKRAPTHEVKSEIYKTENPFFPNCNKLNSSELKRRHFQTPLLKKEGNLLEARATLLINESCSVGIATLSKNDEHFFSNADADELYFISEGEGVLQTIMGEFDYKKGDYLFIPKAIPFRFLPLVKTNALIIEGKNKFGVPQEFKLPNGQIKLDSPYNHRDFNAPIRLLSLKENENYSFIIKKDNSLTRHDYTDFPYKVVGWDGWYWPFSFSVYNYQPKTSSVHLPPTVHTVFSANKFYVMNFVPRMLDYHPKAIPCPWPHSSLDCDEVIFYVSGDFTSRKGISNYSISFHPSGIPHGPHPERYEQSIGAKYTQELAIMVDTFEPLFVTEAAGILEDKKYHFTWDSPNHL, from the coding sequence ATGATTGATTATAGAAAGCTTGGTTTTGTTTCAGCAAAACAACATACTATCTGTGAACTTGACGGCAATATGCTCATAGAACATGTCATTACCCGTGAAGGATTTAGCGATCATTATTCTATATTATATCAAAAAAGAGCTCCAACGCACGAAGTTAAATCTGAAATTTATAAAACAGAGAATCCTTTTTTTCCTAATTGCAATAAATTAAACTCTTCTGAATTAAAAAGAAGACATTTTCAAACTCCTCTTCTAAAAAAAGAAGGAAACTTGTTAGAAGCAAGAGCTACTTTACTTATTAATGAAAGTTGTTCAGTTGGAATTGCAACTCTATCAAAAAATGATGAGCATTTCTTTTCAAATGCTGACGCTGATGAATTGTATTTTATTTCAGAGGGTGAGGGCGTTTTACAAACCATAATGGGAGAATTTGATTATAAAAAAGGTGATTACTTATTTATCCCTAAAGCAATACCTTTTCGATTTTTACCATTAGTAAAAACAAACGCACTTATAATTGAAGGAAAAAATAAATTTGGAGTTCCACAAGAATTCAAACTTCCAAATGGACAGATAAAACTTGATTCACCATACAACCATCGAGATTTTAATGCACCAATAAGGCTTCTATCTTTAAAAGAAAATGAAAATTATTCATTTATTATTAAAAAGGATAATAGTCTTACTCGTCATGATTATACAGATTTTCCATATAAAGTTGTTGGTTGGGATGGATGGTATTGGCCATTTTCATTCTCTGTTTATAATTATCAACCAAAAACAAGTTCTGTCCATTTACCTCCAACAGTACATACTGTTTTTAGTGCAAATAAATTTTATGTTATGAATTTTGTCCCTAGAATGCTTGATTATCATCCTAAAGCAATACCTTGTCCATGGCCGCACTCTAGCTTAGATTGCGATGAAGTTATTTTTTATGTCAGTGGTGATTTTACCAGTAGAAAAGGAATTTCTAATTATTCTATTAGTTTTCATCCCTCTGGAATTCCACATGGTCCTCACCCTGAACGATATGAACAAAGCATTGGCGCAAAATATACGCAAGAACTTGCAATAATGGTTGACACATTTGAACCTTTATTTGTAACTGAAGCTGCGGGGATACTTGAAGATAAAAAGTATCACTTTACATGGGATAGTCCTAATCATTTATAA
- a CDS encoding UDP-N-acetylglucosamine--N-acetylmuramyl-(pentapeptide) pyrophosphoryl-undecaprenol N-acetylglucosamine transferase produces MAHKESDKTYNIVLTGGGTAGHVWPHFALFEAVNSPLYKATNDKKINVYYIGSQTGMEKDLVTTNKPNWQYYSISTGKLRRYFSLKNFSDPFLILLGILQAFFFLGKVKASIVFSKGGFVSAPVVWAAWLRGIPIIIHESDATPALATKLTIPFCNKALVSFPETIKKFHPFFQSKVLEIGLPIRESLFSATKEEGLNFFSLPNNRKTILIFGGSLGAQSLNQKMFAIIPDLHKNYNIIHIVGKGNRQELPGLEYYRQLEFLTDGMKFAYSAADLAICRAGASSIFELAAAKVPMILIPLGLHASRGDQIINARIFMNKGWAQSIDENTFQNESAIQLIDSTFNSLEERKAALETSPAKDSAFKTGQIIWEIMIKYGEL; encoded by the coding sequence ATGGCTCACAAAGAATCTGATAAAACTTATAATATAGTTTTAACTGGCGGTGGTACAGCAGGACATGTTTGGCCTCATTTTGCATTATTTGAAGCTGTAAACTCTCCCTTATATAAAGCGACCAATGATAAAAAAATAAATGTTTATTATATTGGTTCACAAACAGGAATGGAAAAAGATCTAGTCACTACAAATAAACCAAATTGGCAATATTACTCTATTTCAACTGGTAAACTTAGAAGATATTTCAGTCTTAAAAACTTCTCAGACCCATTTTTAATACTTCTTGGAATTTTACAAGCCTTTTTCTTTCTTGGAAAAGTAAAAGCTTCTATAGTTTTTTCAAAGGGGGGCTTTGTTTCCGCTCCTGTGGTTTGGGCTGCGTGGTTAAGAGGGATTCCAATAATTATTCATGAAAGTGATGCGACACCTGCACTAGCTACAAAATTAACCATTCCTTTTTGTAATAAAGCACTTGTCTCGTTTCCAGAAACAATTAAAAAATTTCATCCATTTTTTCAAAGTAAAGTATTAGAAATAGGTTTACCTATTCGTGAATCTTTATTTTCTGCTACAAAAGAAGAAGGGCTAAACTTTTTTTCACTACCAAATAATAGAAAAACCATATTAATTTTTGGTGGTAGTTTAGGTGCACAAAGTTTGAATCAAAAAATGTTTGCAATTATTCCAGATTTACACAAGAATTATAATATTATACATATTGTAGGTAAAGGTAACAGACAAGAATTACCTGGTCTAGAGTATTATCGCCAACTTGAGTTTCTCACTGATGGAATGAAGTTTGCATATAGTGCAGCCGATCTCGCTATTTGTAGAGCTGGGGCAAGTAGTATTTTTGAATTAGCTGCTGCAAAAGTCCCTATGATTTTAATTCCCTTAGGCTTGCATGCTAGTAGAGGGGATCAAATTATAAATGCAAGAATTTTTATGAATAAAGGCTGGGCTCAATCAATTGACGAAAATACCTTCCAAAACGAATCTGCTATTCAACTAATTGATTCCACTTTTAATTCATTAGAAGAACGCAAAGCAGCGTTAGAAACTTCTCCAGCCAAAGATTCAGCTTTTAAAACAGGGCAAATCATCTGGGAAATCATGATAAAATATGGGGAACTTTAA
- the tsaE gene encoding tRNA (adenosine(37)-N6)-threonylcarbamoyltransferase complex ATPase subunit type 1 TsaE, protein MEQNFKKDLKNFFDNMSNKNEAFNFLVNLENLDFIAKEINQFLQAGDWIFLDGDLGTGKTTFVKKLLEFWNSNEKGSSPTFSILNVFQLDNSKNKIKKVIHLDLYRIKTGKELIFLGLENEFSQNNSICIFEWPYNVEVDEYNSFFNVTGCQRPNRIFEISLELNSVKNSRFYSIKKISL, encoded by the coding sequence ATGGAACAAAATTTCAAAAAAGATTTAAAAAATTTTTTTGATAATATGTCAAATAAAAATGAAGCATTTAACTTTTTAGTAAATTTAGAAAATTTAGATTTTATAGCCAAAGAAATAAATCAATTTCTCCAAGCAGGAGACTGGATTTTTCTTGATGGAGATCTTGGCACTGGTAAAACTACTTTCGTAAAAAAACTATTAGAATTCTGGAATTCTAATGAAAAAGGATCTAGCCCAACTTTTTCAATATTAAATGTTTTTCAGCTAGATAATTCAAAAAATAAAATAAAAAAAGTTATTCATTTGGATCTATATCGAATAAAAACTGGAAAAGAATTAATTTTTCTAGGGCTAGAAAATGAATTTTCACAAAATAATTCAATTTGTATTTTTGAATGGCCTTATAATGTTGAAGTAGACGAATATAATTCATTTTTTAATGTCACTGGCTGCCAACGCCCAAATAGAATTTTTGAAATATCGCTTGAATTAAATTCCGTCAAAAATTCTAGATTCTATAGTATAAAAAAAATATCACTATAA
- a CDS encoding ABC transporter substrate-binding protein encodes MNIKYLAYLTGIFFFCSAFAIKITFLVPGKSNEDFWVTAAEFTRAAALDLGFEYEVLYAERDRENMVDLAYKISNEENKPDFVLIVNEKNSAPQMLKILSNSNIKVFLVHVDLTDDQKKVIKHPRSLYKNWIGTIVADNVPAGYQIMNEMYKSIPEELKAKKVLKLLAINGDKETKTSLEREKGLYKFLNENKSIQLLQLIAAEWDRDIAYQKTNYMFERYKDIDFIWAANDPIALGALKAVYNQQKLPGKNIYIGGLNWSKESLQEIKKGTISTSLGGHFINGACALAVIYDYLKGIDINSPNYEMKINFFSPIGKKEVDEYYKYLDKNNWSKINFKKYTKFYNKSLKEYKFNPKDILRDYK; translated from the coding sequence ATGAATATTAAATATTTAGCATATCTCACTGGTATATTCTTCTTTTGTTCAGCATTTGCTATTAAAATCACATTTTTAGTGCCTGGTAAATCTAATGAAGATTTTTGGGTAACAGCGGCAGAATTTACCAGAGCCGCAGCTCTAGACCTTGGATTTGAATACGAAGTTCTTTATGCAGAACGAGATAGAGAAAACATGGTAGATCTTGCTTATAAAATTTCTAATGAAGAAAATAAACCAGATTTTGTTTTAATTGTAAATGAGAAAAATTCAGCTCCACAAATGCTTAAAATATTAAGTAATAGCAATATAAAAGTTTTTTTAGTCCATGTTGATTTAACAGATGATCAAAAAAAGGTAATAAAGCATCCAAGAAGTTTATATAAAAATTGGATTGGAACAATTGTAGCAGATAACGTTCCTGCTGGTTATCAAATCATGAATGAAATGTATAAAAGCATTCCTGAAGAATTAAAAGCAAAAAAAGTTCTTAAACTTCTTGCTATTAATGGAGATAAAGAAACAAAAACCTCTCTTGAAAGAGAAAAAGGTTTATATAAATTTTTAAATGAAAACAAAAGTATTCAACTTCTTCAACTAATAGCTGCTGAATGGGATAGAGATATTGCCTATCAAAAGACGAATTACATGTTTGAGAGATATAAAGATATTGATTTTATTTGGGCAGCAAACGATCCTATAGCATTAGGAGCTTTAAAAGCTGTGTATAATCAACAAAAGTTACCCGGAAAAAATATATATATAGGTGGACTTAACTGGTCAAAGGAATCATTGCAAGAAATAAAAAAAGGAACAATTTCTACTTCATTGGGTGGGCATTTTATCAATGGTGCATGTGCGTTAGCGGTTATCTACGATTATCTTAAAGGAATTGACATAAATAGTCCTAATTATGAAATGAAAATCAATTTCTTTTCTCCGATTGGAAAAAAAGAGGTTGATGAATATTATAAATATTTAGATAAAAATAATTGGAGTAAAATTAATTTTAAAAAATATACAAAATTTTATAACAAAAGTTTAAAAGAATATAAATTCAACCCCAAAGATATATTGAGAGATTATAAGTAA